One genomic window of Sporocytophaga myxococcoides DSM 11118 includes the following:
- a CDS encoding WG repeat-containing protein, with amino-acid sequence MGQKSNIDTLTRFRVNKKAGVIDNKGNVIVKPIYDLLVLSCRDSLIAVTKNERDGFIDRNGKVVIPLIYKFAFSFHNGLSLVQDTIGNSGFIDERGKVRIPLIYGAFTFDSFKSIYSSGLIRKATDMMFGYVDSYDKTVIPYEYEEAEVFLDNNAIVGKKDQWSIVLYGTINKNNQVQIPLEYNYLEYQYNGLYFAGKFFNFGKPDYHYAMGCVNSRNEIVVPFKYDSIQLRQKHLYIKGNECHELELENYIACNIREEGWRIVDIRNGKETACCYKDVGEVKGGYLEVMNDKWGLVDSLGNMKISLIYDFVQIYDDAVVAVRKNNKWAYFKTDGTKTADFVYDYVTEFRLGYALVKQNGKFHLIDRTGKLKLANYPMDVKEGAYIHHPVQGNNTLLFCKKGKYGLMNMEGKIIFPAKSEEAILFVR; translated from the coding sequence ATGGGACAGAAGTCAAACATTGATACTTTGACTCGTTTTAGGGTTAATAAGAAAGCTGGAGTAATTGACAACAAAGGGAATGTAATAGTAAAGCCAATATATGATCTTCTAGTTCTTTCCTGCAGAGACAGCTTGATTGCGGTTACAAAGAATGAAAGAGATGGTTTTATAGACAGAAATGGAAAAGTCGTGATACCACTTATCTATAAATTTGCTTTTTCATTTCATAATGGACTTTCATTGGTCCAGGACACCATTGGGAATTCAGGTTTTATAGACGAACGGGGAAAGGTTAGAATTCCATTAATTTACGGTGCATTTACTTTTGATTCTTTCAAAAGTATTTATTCTTCAGGGTTAATACGAAAGGCGACTGACATGATGTTTGGCTATGTGGATAGCTATGATAAAACAGTTATTCCTTATGAGTATGAAGAGGCAGAAGTATTTTTAGATAATAATGCCATTGTAGGTAAGAAGGATCAATGGTCGATAGTGCTGTATGGCACAATTAATAAAAATAACCAGGTTCAGATTCCTCTGGAGTACAACTATCTCGAATATCAGTACAACGGTCTTTATTTTGCCGGTAAGTTTTTCAACTTTGGTAAACCAGATTATCACTATGCGATGGGCTGTGTAAATAGCAGGAATGAAATAGTCGTACCATTTAAATATGACTCCATTCAGTTAAGACAAAAGCATTTGTATATCAAAGGCAATGAATGCCATGAGCTGGAGCTTGAAAACTATATAGCTTGTAACATAAGAGAGGAAGGCTGGCGTATTGTTGATATAAGAAATGGAAAAGAAACAGCATGCTGTTATAAAGACGTTGGCGAGGTCAAAGGCGGTTATCTTGAAGTTATGAATGATAAATGGGGTTTGGTTGATAGCCTTGGAAACATGAAGATCTCATTGATATATGACTTTGTTCAGATTTATGATGATGCAGTTGTTGCAGTAAGAAAGAATAATAAGTGGGCTTACTTTAAAACAGATGGAACGAAGACTGCTGACTTTGTCTATGATTATGTAACAGAGTTCAGATTAGGTTATGCACTTGTTAAACAAAATGGAAAGTTCCATCTGATAGACAGAACAGGAAAATTAAAGCTTGCTAATTATCCGATGGATGTAAAAGAAGGAGCGTACATTCATCATCCTGTTCAGGGCAACAATACTTTGTTGTTTTGTAAGAAAGGTAAATATGGTTTAATGAACATGGAAGGTAAGATTATCTTTCCTGCAAAATCAGAAGAGGCTATACTGTTTGTGCGCTGA